Proteins co-encoded in one Actinomadura luteofluorescens genomic window:
- a CDS encoding acetyl/propionyl/methylcrotonyl-CoA carboxylase subunit alpha: MINRVLVANRGEIARRVLRACRDLGVGTVAVHSDPDAGAPHVREADVAGRLPGASPAETYLSVERLLAVARSAGADAVHPGYGFLSENADFARAVVDAGLTWIGPPPEAIAAMGSKIEAKKLMAAAGVPVLPELDPAGAGAADLPLLVKASAGGGGRGMRVVRAPEELADAVASGRREAESAFGDPTVFCEPLLEDARHIEVQILADAHGTVWTLGERECSIQRRHQKIVEESPSPAVGPELRARLCGAAESAARAIGYTGAGTVEFMLARDGRFYFLEVNTRLQVEHPVTECVYGVDLVRLQIEVAEGGRLPQSPPEPRGHAIEVRLYAEDPARDWRPAGGALHTFEVPGVDAEFAVPAGYGLRLDSGVESGAEVGVHYDPMLAKTIAWAPSRGAAARRLAAALRGARIHGLTTNRDLLVRILEEPAFLDGDTDTGYLDRVGLGTLAAPLADEAAVRVGALAAALAQAAANRAGASVLGGLPSGWRNVRSQPQRRTFQGPDGPVDVDYRLDRSGLTSELCPGTSLLSAAPDRVVLDHDGLRETFTVTAAGDAVHVDSRLGPVTLVAVPRFADPSGRIAPGSLLAPMPGTVVRVETGPGAEVAEGQTLVVLEAMKMEHRIAAPSAGTVTELNVTAGQQVESGAVLAVIEGTPE; this comes from the coding sequence ATGATCAACAGAGTGCTGGTCGCCAACCGCGGCGAGATCGCCCGCCGCGTCCTGCGGGCCTGCCGGGACCTCGGCGTCGGGACGGTCGCCGTCCACTCCGACCCCGACGCCGGCGCGCCGCACGTGCGGGAGGCGGACGTGGCCGGGCGGCTGCCCGGGGCGTCCCCCGCGGAGACGTACCTGTCGGTGGAGCGGCTCCTCGCCGTGGCGAGGAGCGCCGGGGCCGACGCCGTCCATCCGGGCTACGGGTTCCTGTCGGAGAACGCGGACTTCGCGCGGGCCGTCGTCGACGCGGGCCTGACCTGGATCGGCCCGCCGCCCGAGGCGATCGCCGCGATGGGCTCCAAGATCGAGGCCAAGAAGCTGATGGCCGCGGCGGGCGTCCCGGTGCTGCCCGAGCTCGACCCCGCCGGGGCCGGCGCCGCGGACCTGCCGCTGCTGGTCAAGGCGTCCGCGGGCGGTGGGGGGCGCGGCATGCGCGTCGTCCGGGCGCCGGAGGAGCTGGCGGACGCCGTCGCGAGCGGGCGCAGGGAGGCGGAGTCCGCGTTCGGCGACCCGACCGTGTTCTGCGAGCCGCTCCTGGAGGACGCGCGCCACATCGAGGTGCAGATCCTCGCCGACGCGCACGGGACGGTCTGGACGCTCGGCGAGCGCGAGTGCTCGATCCAGCGCCGCCACCAGAAGATCGTCGAGGAGTCGCCGTCCCCGGCCGTCGGTCCCGAGCTGCGCGCGCGGCTGTGCGGCGCGGCGGAGAGCGCGGCGCGCGCCATCGGGTACACCGGCGCGGGCACGGTCGAGTTCATGCTGGCGCGCGACGGCCGCTTCTACTTCCTCGAGGTCAACACCCGGCTCCAGGTCGAGCACCCGGTCACCGAGTGCGTGTACGGGGTGGACCTCGTCCGGTTGCAGATCGAGGTCGCCGAGGGCGGCCGCCTGCCGCAGTCGCCGCCGGAGCCGCGCGGCCACGCCATCGAGGTGCGCCTGTACGCCGAGGACCCCGCGCGGGACTGGCGGCCCGCCGGCGGCGCGCTGCACACCTTCGAGGTGCCGGGGGTGGACGCCGAGTTCGCCGTGCCCGCCGGGTACGGGCTGCGGCTCGACAGCGGTGTGGAGAGCGGCGCCGAGGTCGGCGTCCACTACGACCCGATGCTCGCCAAGACGATCGCGTGGGCGCCGTCCCGCGGCGCCGCTGCGCGCAGGCTGGCGGCCGCGCTGCGCGGCGCCCGCATCCACGGCCTCACCACCAACCGCGACCTGCTCGTCCGGATCCTGGAGGAGCCGGCGTTCCTCGACGGCGACACCGACACCGGCTATCTCGACCGGGTCGGCCTCGGCACCCTCGCCGCGCCGCTGGCGGACGAGGCCGCGGTCCGGGTCGGCGCGCTGGCCGCCGCGCTCGCCCAGGCCGCCGCGAACCGGGCGGGCGCCTCAGTGCTCGGCGGCCTCCCGTCGGGCTGGCGCAACGTGCGGTCCCAGCCGCAGCGCAGGACGTTCCAGGGGCCGGACGGCCCGGTGGACGTCGACTACCGGCTGGACAGGAGCGGCCTGACCTCCGAACTGTGCCCGGGCACGTCGCTGCTGTCCGCCGCGCCGGATCGTGTCGTCCTCGACCACGACGGCCTCCGCGAGACCTTCACCGTGACCGCCGCCGGGGACGCCGTGCACGTCGACTCCCGCCTTGGCCCGGTCACGCTCGTCGCCGTCCCGCGCTTCGCAGACCCGAGCGGCCGGATCGCCCCGGGCTCCCTCCTGGCCCCCATGCCCGGCACCGTCGTCCGCGTCGAGACCGGACCGGGCGCTGAGGTCGCCGAGGGGCAGACCCTCGTCGTCCTGGAGGCGATGAAGATGGAGCACCGCATCGCCGCGCCGTCGGCCGGAACGGTCACGGAACTGAACGTCACCGCGGGGCAGCAGGTCGAGTCCGGCGCCGTCCTCGCCGTCATCGAAGGGACCCCCGAATGA
- a CDS encoding acyl-CoA dehydrogenase family protein: MSFVETEERRALRDAVAELGGKYGSSYYVEKAKSGQKTDELWAEAGRLGYLGVNVPEEYGGGGGGIGDLAAVCEELAAAGCPLLLMVVSPAICATIIARSGTRDQREHWLPRFADGSVKMAFAITEPDAGSNAHRITTTARRDGDGWALNGQKTFISGVDEADAVLFVSRTQDQKGNLRPSLFIVPTAAPGFTFAPIDMEIVSPEKQFVCHLDDVRLPYDALVGDEDGGLLQLFAGLNPERIMAAAMGAGIGRLALGKAVGYAGSRQVFRTPIGAHQGLAHPLAAAKIELELARLMGQKAAWLYDEGDDTGAGEAANMAKYATAEAAIHCVDQAIQTHGGNGLTTEYGVGMLAGVVRLMRIAPVSREMILNYVAQHSLGLPKSY, translated from the coding sequence ATGAGCTTCGTCGAGACCGAGGAACGGCGGGCCCTGCGCGACGCCGTCGCCGAACTGGGCGGCAAGTACGGCTCCTCCTACTACGTGGAGAAGGCCAAGTCCGGCCAGAAGACCGACGAGCTGTGGGCCGAGGCGGGGCGGCTCGGCTACCTGGGCGTCAACGTGCCGGAGGAGTACGGCGGCGGAGGCGGCGGCATCGGCGACCTCGCCGCCGTGTGCGAGGAGCTGGCCGCCGCGGGCTGCCCGCTGCTGCTCATGGTCGTGTCCCCGGCGATCTGCGCGACGATCATCGCCCGGTCCGGCACGCGGGACCAGCGCGAGCACTGGCTGCCGCGCTTCGCCGACGGCTCGGTGAAGATGGCGTTCGCGATCACCGAGCCCGACGCCGGCTCCAACGCGCACCGCATCACCACCACGGCGCGCCGCGACGGCGACGGGTGGGCGCTGAACGGCCAGAAGACGTTCATCTCCGGCGTGGACGAGGCGGACGCGGTGCTGTTCGTCTCCCGCACGCAGGACCAGAAGGGCAACCTGCGGCCGTCGCTGTTCATCGTCCCGACCGCCGCTCCCGGCTTCACCTTCGCCCCCATCGACATGGAGATCGTGTCGCCGGAGAAGCAGTTCGTATGCCATCTCGACGACGTCCGGCTGCCCTACGACGCGCTCGTCGGCGACGAGGACGGCGGACTGCTGCAGCTGTTCGCCGGCCTCAACCCCGAGCGCATCATGGCCGCGGCGATGGGCGCCGGGATCGGCCGCCTCGCGCTCGGCAAGGCGGTCGGTTACGCCGGGTCCCGGCAGGTGTTCCGGACGCCGATCGGCGCGCACCAGGGCCTCGCGCACCCGCTCGCCGCCGCCAAGATCGAGCTGGAGCTGGCCCGGCTGATGGGGCAGAAGGCCGCCTGGCTCTACGACGAGGGCGACGACACGGGCGCCGGCGAGGCGGCGAACATGGCCAAGTACGCCACCGCCGAGGCCGCGATCCACTGCGTCGACCAGGCCATCCAGACCCACGGCGGCAACGGGCTCACGACCGAGTACGGCGTCGGGATGCTCGCCGGGGTCGTCCGGCTCATGCGCATCGCCCCGGTCAGCCGCGAGATGATCCTCAACTACGTCGCGCAGCACTCGCTGGGGCTGCCGAAGTCCTACTGA